The stretch of DNA cacacacacacacacacacacacacacacacacaacagaagttgcaaagtaaatggagtcagtggtagagtttctttactgttggccaatcagaggtgagatgtccaaatatcaggaaataggactccaaatcatgtcaagaccacaacaaaggTACTGATTAAATgattgaaccacacctttaaagtttcACTCTCATTCAGTAGCAAGAAGTTAATTTTCATAACATAAAGCAGCAATCTGGGGTTATCCCCTGTTAGGAAattgtatgattttttttataaatctgtAAAAATTATAGTTTTATCCTACACTGTGATATAAGGTAGACAGTATGTCAACTTTTTCTTTGGCTATGCCAACCCCATCCCATAGAACCCCATATATTTTACCTGAGCACCGCTCAGCCAACAGCGTTAGACATTCCCTtacatacagatgtcaatcacagagtgtgagtggcaaacagaaaaagagtcactggaaataccatcatgggaggacaaatccctacatgggatgtacctagcctggccagccagggaACTCTCCaaatcaaataaccccaccccccgagaattctaaccgagcaaatcagcgctgagcaacgtacgtcacacaccacgatGTTCAGTTTCTCATAACAACGAAAACAGCACCTGAAGCGGAGTTTACtgtagctctttcctctgttctacatgacttggacatgtgtaaaacaacaacaagtagaagtgctgaaagcctttcttctaaagaaagatgtttgtgccgtcGCCAGACGCCGTCTTTTACTACAACTAAAAACTACAGCGCCACGTGACACAGTggtcatttctgccttttttctgattggttatttttgagctggctagtcccgcccttcATGTACCTGTGagttgccagactcgtcctctgtgtagaattaaacagagaactatagtctggcaggccaggctaagatGTACCAAAGACAGATTACTGAAGTGGCCGATATGAAGAAATCCTATCAAtaactagaaagagctggtctgaaggagagCACAGAGgcgctcatcatggctgcacagaaaCAGGCCCTGAACATCAGAGcagcagaggccaagatctaccacaccagacaagacccaaggtgtaggcccctgagacaatccaccacataactgcagggtgtaagatgtagCAGGGAAAGCATACCTGGAACGCCACagccaagtggctggcatcgtgtacagaagcacctgtgcagagtatggactggaagccccaaggtcaaagtgggtaacacctcCAAAGGTGGCTGAAAACGagggagccaagctcctgtgggacttccagatccagacgaaGAAAAGGGTGATGGTAAACCAACGAGACATTGTGGTGGtgcacaaacaacagaggacagccgttgtggttgatgtggcaataccaagtgatggcatcATCAAGAAAAAGGAACactagaaactagagaagtaccagggcctcaaaggggAACCTGAGAAAGCCTAGAGAGTGAAGACattggtggtgcccgtggtcagggccatattaagacttcgttgtaccctgggcaacaatattcaaaggccccatcatcacgacccaaggatcaccataatatggtcacatacagaatattttactgtaatatgcagtaaatatactcaatacttgaatgcctgacatcacgtaacccactcagggtaacTTTTGAccaaccttgtgtggactgaccaatgaggagagggtcttaacttgaggccctctcttcattggtcagtctgcatgagactgactctcaactgacgtttagagtcgtaggcagcgaagcgtctctgtgcagcgcaaaagcccgggtggacagtttgtttaatatagggtgatcacatttccatttccaaacaagaggacaggggagctgtgcctatgatgtcacactatggcaacaccacacaaaccacgttgggacccttttttttttgtaagaactaaattaatatcagattctgccaataaaagggctctaaaacaattcagattattaaggatgcttgtttcagctgtgagattagacgataggatcaatgaaaaaataagttttcacagactccatggaaactttctgagaatccacaaatagtggctttcaaatggttttgttactttttgcaagtttagaaaagcaacagatgagacagcatgtctgataatttagtttttcatctgataacatgtcagcgatgtctgaggggcttttataaacactgtataactaacactactggagagggtatgaattacacagaggcttctggggggcctaattggggggggggggggggggtaattttgccttggcccccaaattgccttgaaacggccctgggtttgtgactgagttttgaaggtgatctgaattgtatcagatgtataaatatgacatgtgtataacttattgttttatacaggtaaaaacgtgtagtggagataaatttacctacattttacttttcaacactttgtttagttttcttgtttttatttaactattttcctgtcctgtctgtctctcatcttcctgcatctcatctAAACTctgcagaaaaactgctgcctggattcttactttttcacctcatcagttacttttgagcagatcaaagggatctcctgaccacaaagcggagtgcgcctttcgttgctgcgtcagtgaggtgaaatcaccgcagcaccgcgcagcacaggtgatgagctccgcagtagcagagcacttcaggcacaaataagactgaaagagaacatgtgcggacatgaacgatcgtgtgctaattatagttttttgagaatggaccgtgcgctggaagcagcagcctggagcgctgtgcaacaacgcgctgtgccgctctctgtgctctctgctcaaaagagtccataaatgaagtaatataggtagaaaacccctggatgtgtaggatatccagctcccccataattcgatctctgctcctggatgaaaagctggacattttctagtacccccagtccggacgccccggacagagagtgaaaagtggacatgtccggggaaaacaggatgtacggtcaccctagtttaatataaagcgggagattacagataggcctacagtattttgctcgtgcccttgctgccctgggccctttagagaacGTGGGCCCTGGGCCATTGCCcaattgcccatatggttaatccggccttgcccgtggtcatcggggcagtaacccctaaactggagaagtggctaaagcagatcctgggaaaaacatcagacatcagtccagaaaagtgcagctcTAGGAACTGCTAAGATACTGCCCAGAACCTTCATGAACCCTGGCCTCTGCtagaggacctgagcttggaaggaGGGGACCACCCATGGAGGGTGTGATGGGGATAATAAATATGACATATGAAGGTTCTCTCCTCACCTTATGCAACTGAGCTATGTGACATGTCTGCTAACAAGAAAACTCTCTCACCAACCGATATCCCTTAATATTTAGCATGAATGGAAGATATGGCTTGACCTTTTCCTTTACAGCAGTTGTCATTTTCTTGTATTAGGCTGCTTTCGTGTAGTCCCACTGAATTTAATAGAATATTCCATCGGGTAACAGACTCTCCATAAACTGTAATGCAGTTTAACGACGCGAAGAAAGAGGCTAATTACAACCAGTGTTTCTCAATATGTGTCTCTGCTAATTGGCCAATCAATCAAGGCGTCTTTGTTGCTACATGCAGGCGAGCCACACCTGAACATTCATATGGCAAAGATCAAACTCGACTCAGAGACAACAACACAAACACGGAATCAAACAAAAGTTTTAAAGAGTGTAGTTTAAGCTGTGATCCATTCAGAAGGAATTCTAAATCTGGCGAAACTATTCAAGTGAAACCACGCTTAAATGTACATGTTGTCACCAAAGCTACGATCAGGTGAGTGCAAATCCTCCTCacttcttgaccttttaagtaacTTAATAACCTCGATGAGGTGGACTGCTGTTAATGCTGACAACCACAAACATGTGACTGTTTGTCTTTGTCTGTTAGCCAAATTGATGGAGAGGAGCGACAAAAGCCTATTTGAGTTGGAGTTAACTGATCCGACCTACGTGGAGGTCCCTCGGGGGACCCCACCCCCGTCATTCCAGGGAGGCGTCATACCTAATCTGATCTACAAATGTCTCCAGCTGCTATTACCTGAGATGGCATGGGGCACTTTGGCCTTCAGAGCTTTCTGATTTATTTTAGGCAAAAGTCGGGAGTTTTGTTTTTACAAAGGGTGATAAAGGACCTGACGTGCTGTGGTTTACCTCATGTGTGACAGTGTTTAAAGACAGAAGTCAACAAGAAACATCCAAAAATACCCATAATCATTTCATATGATACGCTTCTGCTTTACCCTGAaatgagaaaaagaaaaagtattCCAGCTGAATCAACAGTGACTCTGCAATGGCTGCAGTTCAGGAACTCTCAAAGAAAAAGCTGTTTTTAATCATCAAGAAGGACAAAATTTGTCTTAATGATTTTTTCATTAATATAAGATGAAAATTGTggcatgtaaaaaaaaatccacatttgtattttatgtgTTTTTCCATTTAAGTCCAGAATGCTTCATGAAGCTATAAGGACTAGAACTAGCTCTGCCTGGTGGATGACCTGTGGTCTAAGAGCCTAGAAGATGTCTGCTTTTATTAACTATGCAATTTAAACAGTTTCATGAAGATTTCTTTGCTGGGAGGATTTTTATAGGCCTGCTGCCTAAAGAAGACACCCACAGTGACTAGAATAGTTTCAGCATTGATGGGGTGTTTCAATAATTTAAGTACCACCTCTGTCCACAGCTGATCAGGGTGAGATCTGTGCAGATTTGATCAAAAAGAACCATTTTTCTGCTAAAGTGCTGCAAATCTCATGGCCTGATGATTAAAGAATTATGAATCCCCAGCTGTGTCATACCAGCAGAGCACAAGGATCATTATTGTTTTCAGACTGTGCTGCTGCTTCTTTCTGGATCTTTTTGTACTTTGTTGAGTGGAACTTCCCAAAAACTGCATGTGTTGTTTCTTCTCAGTCCAGAGAGCCTGCACCAACTGGTTTCATATCAGTGTTTATATAATGTTCTTCATGCAATCCTAATACATCTGTTTGGGATTCACATGTTATTAGCTGTTGCTTTATGAAAGGAAATGTGAAATATAACATGAATGGCATTAACGTGCGGGTTTTGTGACATCGGAGAGACTTCTCAGTAATCTTTAAAGAAAGAAAATTCAGTTGTTgtaaatcgtcgtcgtcgtcttcctccgcttatccgggtccggatcgcgggggcagcatcccaactagggagctccaggccgtcctctccccggccttgtccaccagctcctccggcaggaccccaaggcattcccggaccagattggagatgtaacctctccaacgtgtcctgggtcgacccgggggccttctgccggcaggacatgcccgaaacacctccccggggaggcgtccaggaggcatcctgaccagatgcccaaaccacctcaactggctcctttcgatccggaggagcagcggttctactccgagtccctcccgaatgtccgagctcctcaccctatctctaaggctgagcccggccaccctacggaggaaactcatttcggccgcttgtatccgcgatctcgttctttcggtcattacccaaagctcatgaccataggtgaggattgggacgtagatcgaccggtaaatcgagagcctggctttctggctcagctccctcttccccacgacagatcggctcagcgtccgcatcactgcagacgccgaaccaatgttGTAAATGAAGGGAAAAATTAAAATAGCAATATTAAGAAATATTAGCAGCATTAGTAAAATTGTTTTGAGTACTTTATGTATTGATGTCCACAAATATCTCATGACAATATTAAGTAACTTTCTCTTTGTTGATGCAATGTCTTGAATTTGCATCCAAAATAAACAGTTTTCCTCCTAGAAGAGTTTAAATTGTTTCTCAGTTTAACATTTACACTATCTGCAGCCTTTATCTGAGCTATCTAACATCTTTATTGTCAAGACCTCCAAAATGCATTTTTTAGGAGTGCAGCACTTCATCCTTGGGAATAAGGGATAAACTATCAACCATGTTTAACCACCCCTGTCCTGGAGGGGTCACATGATAGAGGAAGCAGTACAAAGCCATAAAAGTAAATGTAACagtttaaatgaaatgtaattAGATTCATTATGGACATTTATTAGCATTTTCATGTTAGGAAAAAGATCAAACTCTCATGGAGAAAAGTATCAAATTTAAATATTGAACACAAACCCTGAGTCCTTCTTATATTCATAAAAAGTTACAACCACGTTCATGTGTGTGGTGAATAGAGTTCACATAAAACTGTGGCCATGTTTGGACATGGTGGAATTTCCTATAAGAAAAACAGATTATTGTTTATTTCAGCTTATCAGAGACAATCTTTATACCTAAATCCTTTCTTCTAATTGTTATCAGAATACATGGCCAGAAAACAGCGAATCTCCCCTTTAAGTTCGGTAATAAAGACAGTTGTATTATCTTTAGTCACAACAAAGAGCCAACTGTGACCCCAGGGCCACAGGCTGCAGACATCTGGTGGCTGATAGGCTTTTTCAGACCTGTGCCACACCTGGACCCagcctcctctgttcacatcattaCGCAAAGTGCGCGTTAATGATCAACCGGGACCCACCTGTCTGCGAGAGGCAGCCGtggtgctgctggaggagctggtgctgATCATCCTCCCCCCCTGACTCGCCTCCCTCCTCCACTTCTGGCTGCCAGCTTTCGGGTCGGACGGCAGCGGGTTGAGGAACAGGATTCTGGCGATCAGTCCGTACAGAACTGTGGCCAGCATGAGCGGAACCACGTAGAACACGGTGAAATCCGCGAAGTAAATGGGGAGGTAGTGACTCCTGGACACCTTGTAGGCGCAGGTGAGCATTACCACGTTGTCGTACACTAACTTTGTGGTGTCGGACAGAAAGAGCCACATGACGCAGTAGACCGAGGTGAGCGCCCACACCAGCATGATGATTTTCTTTGCTCTGGATAAAGTGCACAGGAACTGCGCCTTGATGGGGTGGCAGATGGCGATGTAGCGCTCCACGGTGAAGGCGGTGATGGAGCAGGAGGACGCGTTGATCCCCAGGTACTGGAAGTAGGTGATCCCAAGGCAGCCCGCGTAGCCGTACACCCACTGCCCGCGCAGGGCGTCCGTGATGTTGGGTAGCCCGGCGGCCGTCAGGACCATCAAGTCCGCCACCGCCAGGCTCACCAGATAACAGTTGGTGGGAGTCCGCATGTGCTTGGTGGTCAGGACCACCAGGATGACCATCATGTTCCCCACGATCCCCACCCCGCAGATGAGGGACACCAGGAATACGCTGACCACCTTGTACTCAACAGAGTAGTCCGTCCAAACACCCAGGGTCTGGTTCTCGCGCGCCGACGTGTCATTCTCCATGTTCATGTCATCTAAGGTCAGGTTTTCCATCACGGAGGGAAGCTGGAGCTCTGTGCACTTTAGAAAAAACACACTAAGCATTGAAAAAAAAACACGTATCTTTAGAAAACAGGCGCGCAAACTCCTTTAGCTTCTTTATCAAACATCTCATCCAGATCCACTACAGTCCACAAAAAGTGTCGTTTTGTCTCCATGAAGACATCCATGACAGACCCATCCAGCAGAAGAACTCCTGTCAGCAGCTGCAGGTTGAAGTTGTGCAGAGGGGGGAGAGCTCCTCTTCGTGCCCCTGTCTCTCTGGTGACTGAGAGCTTCCTGcaaagccgctctgctcctcagaCCCTGGCTGTGAAGTCACGATCTGACGCACTGGACCCGCCAACTTCTTCCTCTCAGACCACGGACTCCAACGCTTTTACGCACCAGGTGGCGAGGGAGATATTGATTTAGGCAGTTTTGGGTTTTTCAGATGACTGTTCCTTTTTTATTTTCAGTAGGCGTTTGCTCTTTTAGTGTTTTCTAAATGATGTATAGCTGTAATTGGTCTGTAATAATTCAAGTATACTGCACCTACAAACAGTACTGGAACATAAATGTGACATACATAAACCACCCACAGAATAAATATATTATACAAAAATTAACCAATCAGTGTCTTCTAAAAGAGTGATATATTGCCTGAAGAGATTTTCAGCTATTTGGCTATAAATAATCACATCTAACTCACCAGTTTTAGTTTCCTGAACATCCTCAGTTTGGATAAAAAGCttttacatcctacaggactgatgagctgacAGCTAGTGTTGGTGTATGTTATCTTTTAGAAATTTTAACAACTAAATTACATTACAAAGGTTTACATCACCATCCATATtgtattaaagtgacagtgtgtattttccctggcgatagggggcagtagatacctaaatcattgcaagcaagcagtatttttgtgcttGGATAAAACCgcaccaatggatggccatttggGTCCAAAATccatgggagtgcaacctccagcaaaataacaagaacgttGGATTCCCGTTCATCACTTGCaataagtgaagaggtaaatgtgtacaagaacaacatttattaatgctgaaatttttgcaaccatttgttacaaataagCAAATGCATTCTGTCCGCACAGGCTTttgtagaagaaaacatggcatccaatatggcgtcacccagaggctcagacccgctcccatgtattttagacctgctttatatggttatatgttattaaaccgacaatatttttcaacaactgggtatcttttaattGATTTACAACAACatctcaatggatatttccagagattcattgtaaaaaaaactacacattgtcactttaaatgggATTTTACAAGAGAAGGCCCAAAGAAAAAAAATCCCCTGGTGATTGAAATCAACCAATATGATTGGCTTCTTGGTAATAAACAATTTGAAAACTAGgaattagacttttttctttcctGTTTCTGAAAATTAAATCAGCAACGGGTAATTTTACTTCCAGAATCAAAATTTTCTAGTAAATAATAGTTCACAGACACAACGGAAAATCGAAGTTTCAGAGTTGGTCAAGATTCAGAAATTGATGCATTTgccgtttgtttgttttgttgagtATAGGTATTAAGGTCAGCAGCTGCCAAGTGTATGAGCAGGAATCAGGTTTGTTAAGGTTGTTTTTTTCTAATTTCTTCACAATTGATAGGAACTGGGTTTTTTTTTAAGCAGAAATATCGATAAGTTCCTTTTTGTCCTCAGATGGTGATCAATCCTATGATCTGGAAGTtctttctctaaactgaggccaTTCGAGAAGAGAATCAATATTtgttattttcacacacacaacaattttaaaattatcaaaaataattta from Nothobranchius furzeri strain GRZ-AD chromosome 5, NfurGRZ-RIMD1, whole genome shotgun sequence encodes:
- the trhra gene encoding thyrotropin-releasing hormone receptor; this translates as MLSVFFLKCTELQLPSVMENLTLDDMNMENDTSARENQTLGVWTDYSVEYKVVSVFLVSLICGVGIVGNMMVILVVLTTKHMRTPTNCYLVSLAVADLMVLTAAGLPNITDALRGQWVYGYAGCLGITYFQYLGINASSCSITAFTVERYIAICHPIKAQFLCTLSRAKKIIMLVWALTSVYCVMWLFLSDTTKLVYDNVVMLTCAYKVSRSHYLPIYFADFTVFYVVPLMLATVLYGLIARILFLNPLPSDPKAGSQKWRREASQGGRMISTSSSSSTTAASRRQVTKMLAVVVVLFALLWMPYRTLVVVNSFLDTAYLDTWFLLFCRLCIYLNSAINPVIYNAMSQKFRTAFKKLCHCGPQRMEKPAAYSVALTYSVIKETSNGESPDHFTTEMDELHSPCDQYLPTSILPSAKKMQYVDSPLSGGDAKA